A genomic stretch from Malus domestica chromosome 15, GDT2T_hap1 includes:
- the LOC139191948 gene encoding thaumatin-like protein 1 — MSFAPAPGHDSSDGNPTKTFTTPYSLTQLSPLPIGYPTTFTIANKCTTTIWPAILSNARTHQRPATIGFFLPPRESNTFSVPTLWFSRLWGRTLCSQDSTTGNFSCLTGDYRSFTVECAGCGAAPPITLVEFTLNGTDGLDFYDMSLVDGYNLPILVVTDDGTGGNCTTNQPAELR, encoded by the exons ATGTCTTTCGCTCCAGCTCCTGGTCACGACAGCAGCGATGGAAACCCGACAAAAACATTTACGACCCCATATTCTCTCACACAACTCTCTCCCCTTCCCA TTGGCTACCCGACGACGTTCACCATCGCAAACAAGTGCACCAccaccatatggccggccattctGTCTAATGCCAGGACTCACCAGCGACCGGCCACCATTGGATTCTTTTTGCCTCCTAGAGAGTCCAACACGTTTTCCGTCCCCACCTTGTGGTTCAGTAGGTTATGGGGGCGAACGCTCTGCTCCCAGGATTCAACCACAGGCAACTTCTCTTGCTTGACAGGCGACTACAGGTCTTTTACAGTCGAATGTGCTGGTTGTGGAGCCGCGCCACCTATTACTCTTGTAGAGTTCACGCTGAACGGTACGGACGGGCTTGATTTCTACGACATGAGCTTGGTCGATGGGTATAACCTTCCCATATTGGTGGTAACCGACGACGGAACCGGAGGGAACTGCACGACCAATCAGCCAGCTGAACTCCGGTGA